The following are from one region of the Corylus avellana chromosome ca1, CavTom2PMs-1.0 genome:
- the LOC132167864 gene encoding O-fucosyltransferase 20-like, which yields MAKSKCSNSKRVSVSYISVPSQIINSLSSSSLQSLLLSPKKTSRSNNRFLSFKSPRLWFLILLLFSLLGMLKLGYNLDTLIPFSPYPCTTSPQTQGLISDRYSKSQLALASKSGEHSKNDEKDGVLFSKPEVGNGANSENDGEKVEEGEFWKQPDGLGYKPCLVFSRDYKRASEGIVKDRRKYLIVVVSGGMNQQRNQIVDAVVIARILGAALVVPILQVNVIWGDESEFADIFDLEHFKRVLANDVRIVSSLPSTHLMTRPVEGSPPLHVSPQWIRARYLKRLNRDGVLLLRGLDSRLSKDLPSDLQRLRCKVAFHALRFAPPILELGNKLAERMRNKGPYLALHLRMEKDVWIRTGCLPGLSHEYDEIVNNERKQRPELLTARSNMTYHDRKLAGLCPLNALDVTRLLKALGAPKDARIYWAGGQPLGGKEALLPLTQEFTHFYNKEDLALPGELEPLRNRASVMAAIDYIVSENSDVFMPSHGGNMGHALQGHRAYAGHKKYITPNKRQMLHYFLNSSLSESEFKNIIKELHRDSLGQPELRSSKAGRDVTKYPVPECMCRDSRTHSNL from the exons ATGGCGAAGTCAAAGTGCAGCAACAGCAAGAGGGTCTCGGTCTCGTACATCTCAGTCCCATCTCAGATAATCAACTCTTTGTCATCATCTTCTCTGCAGTCTCTCCTTCTCTCGCCTAAGAAAACTTCAAGGAGCAACAACAGGTTCCTCAGCTTCAAAAGCCCAAGACTTTGGTTTCTCATTCTCCTTCTCTTTAGCCTACTTGGTATGTTAAAGTTGGGCTACAATCTCGACACTTTGATCCCATTTTCTCCATACCCATGTACTACAAGTCCTCAAACACAGGGCTTAATCTCAGATAGGTATTCAAAATCACAGCTTGCTTTAGCATCGAAGAGTGGAGAACATAGTAAAAATGATGAGAAAGATGGGGTCTTGTTTTCAAAACCAGAGGTGGGTAATGGAGCAAACAGTGAGAACGATGGTGAGAAAGTTGAGGAGGGTGAGTTTTGGAAGCAGCCAGATGGGTTGGGCTACAAGCCTTGCTTGGTGTTCAGCCGGGATTACAAGAGAGCCAGTGAGGGGATTGTGAAGGACAGGAGAAAGTACCtgattgttgttgtttctgGTGGAATGAATCAGCAGAGGAATCAGATAGTTGATGCTGTGGTTATTGCTAGGATTCTTGGGGCTGCTTTGGTTGTTCCCATTTTGCAAGTCAACGTCATTTGGGGTGATGAAAG TGAATTCGCTGATATATTTGATTTGGAGCACTTCAAGAGAGTTCTTGCCAATGATGTGCGGATAGTTTCGTCCTTACCATCAACACATCTAATGACAAGGCCGGTGGAGGGGAGTCCACCACTTCACGTCTCCCCCCAATGGATCCGAGCACGTTACCTCAAAAGG CTTAACAGAGATGGGGTTTTGCTTTTACGTGGCTTGGATTCAAGGCTCTCTAAGGATCTTCCCTCTGATCTGCAGAGGCTTCGATGCAAG gtTGCTTTTCATGCATTGAGGTTTGCCCCACCAATTTTGGAACTTGGTAACAAGCTTGCAGAGAGGATGCGGAACAAGGGACCGTACCTTGCTCTTCATCTGCGGATGGAGAAGGATGTATGGATCAGGACTGGTTGCCTTCCTGGTCTGAGCCATGAATATGATGAGATAGTGAACAATGAAAGAAAACAACGGCCCGAGCTCCTAACTGCAAGATCAAACATGACTTACCATGATCGGAAGCTTGCCGGTCTCTGCCCCTTGAATGCCTTGGACGTAACCAG GCTGCTTAAAGCTCTGGGAGCTCCAAAAGATGCAAGGATCTACTGGGCTGGAGGGCAGCCATTGGGTGGGAAAGAAGCGTTGCTACCGTTAACCCAAGAGTTTACTCATTTTTACAATAAGGAAGATCTTGCCTTGCCTGGCGAACTAGAACCACTTAGAAACAGAGCTTCTGTAATGGCTGCCATTGATTATATAGTCTCAGAGAATAGTGATGTTTTCATGCCATCTCATGGGGGAAATATGGGCCATGCTCTTCAG GGACACCGGGCCTATGCGGGACATAAGAAGTATATAACCCCAAACAAAAGACAGATGCTCCATTACTTCTTAAACTCATCTCTATCAGAATCAGAGTTCAAGAACATCATAAAGGAGTTACACAGGGACTCCTTAGGGCAGCCAGAGCTCAGAAGTAGCAAAGCTGGAAGGGATGTTACAAAGTATCCTGTACCTGAGTGTATGTGCAGAGATTCACGTACTCATTCCAACTTGTGA